The following proteins come from a genomic window of Kocuria palustris:
- a CDS encoding class I SAM-dependent methyltransferase: MVPMSETPGAHYFTTPQDEERRSRIRVQLRGREVSVETAGGVFSPKGLDKGTAILLDEVPDPTGAELLDLGCGWGPVAIAMAQAGQPGARVTAVDVNDRSLGLTRDNATALGLTGVEALRPQDVPDDRRFDTIWSNPPIRIGKQALHELLLLWLPRLASGGTAWLVVQKNLGADTLQSWLATALPEAAEGPWEVRRTATAKGFRILAVTRG, translated from the coding sequence ATGGTCCCCATGTCCGAGACCCCTGGCGCCCACTACTTCACGACTCCGCAGGACGAGGAGCGCCGCTCGCGGATCCGGGTGCAGCTGCGCGGCCGGGAGGTCTCCGTCGAGACCGCCGGCGGGGTGTTCTCCCCCAAGGGCCTGGACAAGGGCACCGCGATCCTGCTCGACGAAGTCCCCGATCCGACGGGCGCCGAGCTGCTGGACCTGGGCTGCGGCTGGGGCCCGGTGGCGATCGCCATGGCTCAGGCTGGACAGCCGGGGGCACGGGTGACGGCCGTGGACGTCAACGACCGTTCCCTGGGTCTGACCCGCGACAACGCGACGGCCCTGGGTCTGACTGGCGTGGAGGCTCTGCGCCCCCAGGACGTCCCCGACGACCGCCGGTTCGACACGATCTGGTCGAACCCGCCGATCCGCATCGGCAAGCAGGCGCTGCACGAGCTGCTGCTGCTGTGGCTGCCGCGCCTGGCCTCCGGCGGCACCGCCTGGCTGGTGGTGCAGAAGAACCTGGGTGCGGACACCCTGCAGTCCTGGCTCGCCACCGCGCTGCCGGAGGCCGCCGAGGGGCCCTGGGAGGTCCGGCGCACGGCGACCGCCAAGGGCTTCCGGATCCTCGCCGTCACCCGGGGCTGA